The following proteins come from a genomic window of Gimesia chilikensis:
- a CDS encoding ATP-binding cassette domain-containing protein: protein MSDATEPDQDCLLEARSIGRQTSAGECLVRDLSLKVHPGDRIAIVGPTGSGKSLFLRSLAMLDEIQAGDILFQNAPVADKDLPAYRSQVVYLQQRPVLIEGTVESNLKFALQFHINQDKSNNVDAVLELLSSFERPNGFLKRKSSALSGGEGQIVALLRALILAPQILLMDEPTSGLDPQTTRQFEQIIQQWLETSNQRPAFVWITHDHTQAERVATQIMTFPAGTLAPVPTTA from the coding sequence TTGAGTGACGCGACGGAACCAGACCAGGATTGTCTACTGGAAGCCCGCTCGATCGGCCGTCAGACCAGTGCAGGGGAGTGTCTCGTCCGCGATTTGTCACTCAAGGTCCATCCCGGCGATCGGATCGCGATTGTCGGCCCCACGGGTTCGGGAAAATCGCTGTTCCTTCGATCTCTGGCCATGCTGGATGAAATCCAGGCGGGAGACATTCTGTTTCAGAATGCCCCCGTCGCCGACAAGGACCTGCCCGCCTACCGCAGCCAGGTCGTCTATTTGCAGCAGCGGCCCGTCCTCATCGAAGGAACCGTAGAAAGCAATCTGAAATTCGCACTGCAGTTTCATATCAACCAGGATAAATCCAACAATGTCGACGCGGTTCTGGAACTGCTCAGTTCCTTCGAACGGCCCAACGGGTTTCTCAAGCGGAAATCCAGTGCCCTCTCAGGGGGAGAAGGGCAGATCGTCGCTCTGCTGCGGGCTTTGATTCTCGCCCCACAGATCCTGTTGATGGACGAACCGACGTCCGGCCTCGATCCGCAAACCACGCGGCAGTTTGAGCAGATCATTCAACAGTGGCTTGAGACCTCAAACCAGCGTCCGGCCTTCGTCTGGATCACCCACGATCACACACAGGCAGAACGTGTCGCCACACAGATCATGACCTTTCCAGCCGGCACCCTGGCACCGGTTCCGACAACCGCCTGA
- a CDS encoding 1-phosphofructokinase family hexose kinase translates to MIIAAGLSPAWQQILEVTSLETGEVNRCQSAQWASSGKVINVGIAVRHLGTPCETIYPAGGFARELISNELDQLGVSSCVIPQQTPTRVCTTILDRSTGKTTELVENAQPITAEELAAFKKEYLKHLKSAQVVVLTGSLPAGTPSSFYRDLIAETHCPVILDARGPELEAALEEKPFLVKPNHEELERTLMTKLADTEALIKGMQQINQRGATWVVISQGKDTLWATSREHVYRFTPARAEVVNPIACGDSLAAGIAVALHRGKPVPDAIRRGMAAAADNLTQLLPARLSEKRMQTFYDQIEVEQIA, encoded by the coding sequence ATGATTATCGCAGCCGGCTTGAGCCCGGCCTGGCAGCAGATTCTGGAAGTGACCTCCCTGGAAACAGGTGAGGTCAACCGCTGTCAGTCTGCGCAATGGGCCTCTTCCGGGAAGGTCATCAACGTCGGCATCGCAGTCCGGCACCTGGGAACTCCCTGCGAGACGATCTACCCGGCGGGAGGCTTCGCGCGGGAGCTGATCTCAAACGAACTCGATCAGCTGGGCGTCTCATCCTGCGTCATCCCGCAACAGACGCCGACCCGGGTCTGCACGACGATCCTGGATCGTTCCACCGGCAAGACCACCGAACTGGTTGAAAACGCACAACCCATCACTGCAGAGGAGCTGGCGGCTTTCAAGAAGGAATACCTGAAGCACCTCAAGTCTGCCCAGGTGGTTGTACTTACCGGTTCGCTTCCCGCAGGCACCCCCTCCAGCTTTTACCGCGATCTGATCGCCGAGACACATTGTCCCGTGATTCTCGACGCCCGCGGACCGGAACTGGAAGCAGCCCTCGAAGAAAAACCGTTCCTGGTCAAACCCAATCATGAGGAACTGGAACGCACCCTGATGACCAAACTCGCTGATACCGAGGCGCTCATTAAAGGCATGCAGCAGATCAACCAGCGGGGCGCCACCTGGGTCGTGATTTCGCAGGGCAAAGACACCCTCTGGGCCACCTCGCGGGAACACGTCTATCGCTTCACACCCGCTCGGGCGGAAGTCGTCAATCCCATTGCCTGTGGTGACAGCCTGGCAGCGGGCATCGCGGTGGCCCTGCATCGCGGCAAACCGGTCCCCGATGCCATCCGCCGGGGAATGGCGGCCGCTGCCGACAACCTGACACAACTCCTGCCCGCCCGCCTGTCGGAAAAGCGGATGCAAACCTTCTACGATCAGATCGAAGTGGAGCAGATCGCTTGA
- a CDS encoding SGNH/GDSL hydrolase family protein — protein MHLSCLKLLTAGLFLLSALFSIQAAPPAYHAVKAELVKPRQGLGNVLQKLQQGKEVNVAYLGGSITAANGWRVKTTKWLKEAFPKARIHEIHAAIGGTGSDLGVFRLQRDVLDHKPDLVFVEFAVNDGGRQPEAIWDSMDGIVRQIWQANPQTDICFVYTFRVNYEKELREGECPRAASAMELLADHYGIPSINVALKIAELEQQGKLKFQSDKPLADGIIQFSKDGVHPLDQGHEIYTEVIGDAIQKMENDSQPVNHADKLKQPFVKSHWTNAKMIPLEPSMLTGNWKKLPADNILQKRFGNRMGQIWEADEPGSRITFRFRGTQAALYDLLGPDGGQVLITVDGKPSQKPVARFDSYCTYHRISTLRLAQNLDPNQIHTVTVEIHPEQPDRTPVAFRLKNPDEELKSPKYQGTRIRVGQIMLRGELVP, from the coding sequence ATGCATCTGTCCTGTTTGAAGCTGCTCACAGCTGGACTCTTCCTCTTATCCGCTCTGTTTTCAATCCAGGCTGCACCGCCTGCTTACCACGCCGTCAAAGCCGAACTGGTGAAACCCCGCCAGGGTCTCGGCAATGTGCTTCAGAAACTGCAGCAGGGAAAAGAAGTCAACGTTGCCTATCTCGGCGGCTCCATCACAGCAGCCAACGGCTGGCGCGTCAAAACGACCAAGTGGCTCAAGGAGGCATTCCCCAAAGCCAGGATTCACGAGATCCACGCTGCCATCGGGGGAACGGGCAGTGACCTGGGCGTCTTTCGACTCCAGCGCGATGTCCTCGATCACAAACCCGATCTGGTTTTTGTCGAATTCGCCGTCAATGACGGGGGACGTCAACCCGAGGCCATCTGGGACTCGATGGATGGCATCGTGCGACAGATCTGGCAGGCAAATCCGCAGACCGATATCTGCTTCGTCTATACCTTCCGCGTGAACTACGAAAAGGAACTCCGCGAGGGAGAATGCCCGCGGGCCGCTTCCGCCATGGAACTCCTGGCCGACCATTACGGCATCCCGTCCATCAATGTCGCCCTCAAAATTGCCGAACTCGAACAGCAGGGGAAACTTAAGTTTCAGTCCGACAAGCCGCTGGCAGACGGCATTATCCAGTTCTCCAAAGATGGTGTTCACCCGCTGGACCAGGGACACGAGATCTACACCGAAGTCATTGGCGACGCTATCCAGAAAATGGAAAACGACTCTCAACCAGTCAATCATGCCGACAAGCTGAAACAGCCTTTCGTCAAAAGCCACTGGACCAATGCCAAGATGATTCCCCTCGAACCATCCATGCTCACCGGCAACTGGAAGAAGCTGCCCGCTGACAATATTCTGCAGAAACGCTTCGGCAATCGCATGGGGCAGATCTGGGAAGCTGACGAACCCGGCAGTCGCATCACTTTCCGCTTCCGCGGAACCCAGGCAGCCCTCTACGACCTGCTCGGCCCCGACGGGGGACAGGTCCTGATCACTGTCGACGGCAAGCCGAGCCAGAAACCGGTAGCCCGCTTTGACAGCTACTGCACCTACCATCGAATTTCGACGCTTCGACTGGCACAGAACCTGGACCCGAACCAGATTCATACCGTGACCGTTGAAATTCATCCCGAGCAGCCGGACCGTACTCCGGTCGCGTTTCGCCTCAAAAATCCGGATGAAGAATTGAAATCTCCCAAATACCAGGGAACCCGCATTCGCGTGGGCCAGATTATGCTCCGCGGCGAACTCGTTCCCTGA
- a CDS encoding iron-containing alcohol dehydrogenase produces the protein MHYDFFAPPQIHFGWDRFQEAGTLAASLGSRALIISGSRSLETNGVLDELKSLLSRAGISSEHIRTISHEPEVTDVDQVTNILQHHTQGAGDFLIGIGGGSGIDLAKACAAMITNRESETVLDYLEGVGQGLQLKAKPLPLMAIPTTAGTGSEATKNAVISSYAPTFKKSLRSPEMIPDIILCDPKLACSVPPEITARTGMDAITQLLESYISCRAQPIPQALSLQGLKLAIPALPQAVADGNSRTGRESMAHAALLSGIALANSGLGMAHGVAPALGTHCRIPHGLACAVMLPSTLKANRSVCEMQYAEIARHLDPGLSLSDADAADSLIQQIEALNASIGIPATLSELGVTSEQIPTLVADSRGNSMRGNPREISDDELTGILQDLL, from the coding sequence ATGCACTACGATTTCTTTGCTCCCCCGCAGATTCATTTTGGCTGGGATCGTTTCCAGGAAGCAGGCACACTGGCCGCATCCCTGGGCAGTCGGGCACTGATTATCTCCGGCTCACGTTCCCTGGAAACCAACGGCGTTCTGGACGAATTGAAATCGCTGCTCTCCCGCGCGGGCATCTCCAGCGAACACATCCGTACGATTTCGCATGAACCCGAAGTAACCGATGTCGACCAGGTCACGAACATCCTCCAGCACCATACCCAGGGAGCAGGGGACTTTCTGATCGGCATCGGCGGCGGTTCCGGCATCGACCTCGCCAAAGCGTGTGCCGCGATGATCACCAACCGGGAAAGCGAAACCGTCCTCGATTACCTCGAAGGGGTCGGGCAGGGGCTGCAACTCAAAGCAAAACCGCTCCCTTTAATGGCCATTCCCACTACGGCAGGCACAGGCAGCGAAGCCACCAAGAACGCAGTCATCTCCAGCTACGCCCCCACTTTCAAGAAGAGCCTGCGTTCCCCCGAGATGATTCCCGATATCATCCTCTGTGATCCGAAGCTGGCCTGTTCGGTACCCCCCGAAATCACCGCCCGCACCGGCATGGATGCCATCACCCAGTTACTGGAAAGCTACATCTCCTGCCGGGCCCAACCCATCCCCCAGGCACTCAGCCTGCAGGGTCTGAAGCTGGCCATCCCCGCCTTGCCGCAAGCTGTCGCGGATGGCAACTCCCGCACGGGTCGCGAGAGCATGGCTCACGCCGCTCTGCTGTCCGGCATCGCACTCGCCAACTCCGGACTGGGCATGGCACACGGCGTCGCCCCCGCCCTGGGAACCCATTGTCGCATTCCACACGGACTCGCCTGTGCCGTCATGCTCCCCTCGACGCTCAAAGCCAACCGCAGTGTCTGTGAAATGCAGTACGCAGAAATCGCCCGCCACCTCGATCCCGGACTCTCCCTCTCGGATGCCGACGCCGCCGATTCCCTGATTCAGCAAATCGAAGCCTTAAACGCCAGTATCGGCATTCCTGCGACACTCTCAGAGCTGGGCGTCACCAGCGAACAGATTCCCACACTCGTCGCTGATTCCCGGGGCAACAGCATGCGGGGCAATCCGCGCGAAATTTCCGACGACGAACTGACCGGTATCCTGCAGGATCTTCTGTAA
- a CDS encoding glutathione peroxidase has translation MRSLTTMTLLASMLALTCSTLIAGQDDKKSVPPVLDRTMKSLEGKDVDLSKYKGKVLLIVNTASKCGATPQYKDLQSLHEKYKDKGLVVLGFPCNQFGAQEPGTSVQISEFCTKNYGVTFDMFNKIDVNGKDADPLYKYLTSQNTKPKSSGPISWNFEKFVIGRDGDIAARFPTRTNPQSKEVVSTIEAELQQK, from the coding sequence ATGAGAAGCCTCACGACCATGACCCTGCTGGCAAGCATGCTGGCACTGACCTGTTCCACTCTGATTGCCGGTCAGGATGATAAGAAATCCGTTCCCCCCGTACTCGATCGCACCATGAAGTCCCTGGAAGGCAAAGACGTTGATCTGAGCAAGTACAAGGGCAAAGTTCTGCTGATCGTCAACACCGCCAGCAAATGCGGTGCGACTCCCCAGTACAAAGACCTGCAGTCGCTGCACGAAAAATACAAAGACAAAGGTCTGGTTGTCCTCGGTTTCCCCTGCAACCAGTTCGGTGCCCAGGAGCCCGGAACCTCGGTTCAGATTTCTGAATTCTGCACCAAGAACTACGGCGTCACCTTCGACATGTTCAACAAGATTGACGTCAACGGTAAAGACGCTGACCCGCTCTACAAGTATCTGACCTCTCAGAACACCAAGCCGAAATCCTCCGGTCCTATCAGCTGGAACTTTGAAAAGTTCGTGATCGGCCGTGACGGCGATATCGCTGCCCGCTTCCCGACTCGCACCAATCCGCAGTCCAAAGAAGTCGTCTCAACGATCGAAGCAGAACTGCAGCAGAAGTAA
- a CDS encoding FHA domain-containing protein: MKIHLISDHPDLPDIEVSVDELPVVMGRSNNCDLRVLDPMMSRQQCELTFLNNSVRVRDLESTNGTIVNSETVHEAPLYPGDILTIGMANYVISYYDGEGQESFEESYFSENPV, translated from the coding sequence ATGAAAATTCATCTTATCAGTGATCATCCCGATTTACCGGATATCGAGGTCAGTGTTGATGAGTTACCCGTTGTAATGGGAAGAAGTAACAATTGTGATCTGCGTGTGCTGGATCCGATGATGAGCCGCCAGCAGTGTGAATTGACCTTCCTGAACAACTCCGTTCGCGTACGTGACCTGGAATCGACCAATGGTACGATCGTGAACTCGGAAACCGTGCATGAAGCACCCCTCTACCCGGGCGATATTCTGACCATCGGAATGGCCAACTATGTCATCAGTTACTATGATGGCGAAGGTCAGGAAAGTTTCGAAGAGAGCTATTTCTCCGAGAATCCAGTTTAA
- a CDS encoding NUDIX hydrolase, whose translation MSHSEELFDVVDADDRVLEQLPRSVVHARKLLHRAANIFVFNSRGELLLQYRAATKDEYPLTYTSSASGHLSAGEDYAESARREMQEEIGITTPLERLAKFPGTPHNAYEHTVLFRTVSDGPFMFDPVEIERAEFFSMADIERMLEENAEGFTPPFRQLFRWYRACYRD comes from the coding sequence ATGTCTCACTCTGAAGAACTGTTTGATGTTGTCGATGCCGACGACCGGGTCTTGGAACAACTGCCCCGTTCCGTCGTCCACGCCCGCAAGCTCCTGCATCGTGCCGCAAATATTTTTGTCTTCAATTCCCGCGGAGAACTGCTGTTGCAGTATCGCGCCGCGACCAAAGACGAGTACCCACTGACCTACACCTCTTCTGCTTCCGGTCATCTGAGTGCCGGCGAGGATTATGCCGAGTCGGCTCGACGTGAGATGCAGGAGGAGATCGGCATCACGACGCCCCTGGAGCGACTGGCGAAATTCCCCGGAACACCCCATAACGCTTATGAGCATACGGTACTGTTTCGCACCGTTTCCGATGGCCCCTTCATGTTTGATCCGGTTGAGATTGAACGCGCGGAATTTTTCAGTATGGCCGACATCGAACGTATGCTGGAGGAAAACGCGGAAGGTTTCACGCCCCCTTTCAGGCAGCTTTTTCGCTGGTACCGGGCCTGCTACCGGGATTGA